A single Bacillus sp. FJAT-45350 DNA region contains:
- a CDS encoding VanZ family protein — translation MRRFLLYFLPLLLWMGLIFFASSQPYERQDLQPAMDEHLSLGWMEAMFSYVSFTYSNTEVSIDNLGVTGFFEFFIRKGAHVFAYFILAILAYRALYSINLPKPFLWSFLLVVFYAITDEIHQGFTPNRTPLVEDVVLDSIGGLLGLLLIRLIYQKYKRENFSADKTK, via the coding sequence ATGAGACGGTTTCTATTATATTTTTTACCCCTTCTTCTATGGATGGGATTAATCTTTTTTGCTTCTTCACAGCCATATGAAAGACAAGATTTGCAACCAGCCATGGATGAACATCTTAGTCTTGGTTGGATGGAAGCGATGTTTTCATATGTTTCATTTACATATTCGAACACAGAAGTGAGCATTGATAATCTAGGAGTTACAGGATTTTTTGAGTTTTTTATCCGTAAAGGTGCACATGTTTTTGCTTATTTTATCCTAGCTATCCTAGCTTACCGAGCCCTATACTCTATTAATCTTCCAAAGCCGTTTTTGTGGTCGTTTCTATTGGTTGTTTTTTATGCTATTACAGATGAAATTCACCAGGGGTTCACACCGAATCGTACTCCTTTAGTAGAAGACGTGGTGCTTGACTCAATTGGTGGATTGTTGGGTTTACTACTTATACGGTTGATATATCAAAAATATAAGAGAGAAAATTTTTCCGCAGACAAAACTAAATGA